The genomic window GGAAGGATCGTGCGCGGGACTCTAAAAGTCTATTGCACGTCCCCCGGGCACCGCCTTCGCAAGGAGGCGGTGCTTCATTTTTTTCAGATCAAAAAGTCGTCCCACACCTCTGCGAGGGTTGCGTTTCTGATGATCAGAGCATCGGCATTACCGAGGTCAAAGAACAAGTCTGCACCGTATTCTTTGGCGCGGGCCGCGAGTGGGGAAGCATTATCTAAGTTGAAAGCCTGAAAATCCAGAACGTCTATATTGTCCTGAAAATCAAGCACGACATCAATATTCATGCCCGGTGCAAAGACGAATGTATCGCTGCCTTCGTTGCCGACCAGCCAGTCTGTACCCGCTTGCCCTTCAAGAGTATCGTGACCGGTGCCGCCAACCAGTACATCGTTTCCCGATCGGCCCTGTATCCAGTCATCCCCGGCCCAGCCGTCGATCCGATTTGATGACCCGTCACCGCGCAGGTCGTCATCATGCCGCGACCCGGTGACACCTTCAATTGAGATATAGACATCGCCACGCGCCTCACCGGCATTTTTGTCCGGTGCAGCCATATCGACATTTATTGCAGATGCCGCAGTCCTATAATCGGCAATATCTATGCCTTGCCCCCCGTCAAGCCGATCCGCACCCTGCCCGCCACGCAGTTTGTCGTTGCCATTGCCACCCAAGAGGGTATCCGAACCGGCTTTTGCCACCAGAACATCGTTGCCATCCAGACCGCGCAGTTCTTCGTTGGCATCCGAACCTAAGATCAGATCCCCACCATTGGTACCCGAAATTATCTCGGGGCTAGGTGGTGCTGGGGGAGTAGGTGAGGTGCCGCCGTTATCAAGGAGAACCTGCCCGTCGGTAGCGGCGAAGTTCTGGGTAATCATCACCATGGGATACCCGTTGTAATCCCCGATCTCGATTCCTATTCCGACGTAGTCATAGTTGGTATTAAGGATGTTCGCCCGATGGCCGGGACTGTCCATCAACCTGTCGTGGATGTCCTCGACATCATCAGAATAGCCCACAGCCCCCCGGCTACTTTGCATGCCGATATTCTCGCCTGACCGCCAACTTCCTGAGAAATCAAAATCTGCCGCAGTCATACGGTCTGTGGCCGAACTGCCCCCTGCCCCGGTATGCGAAAACACATCCTGTGTCAGCATCCATTGGCTGTGATCTTCGGCGGCCGAATTCAGCCGTTGTTCGAGCTGTAGGTCAGGCAAGCCCGCTGCCCGCCGCTCTTGGTTAATTAGATTTAGCATCTCTCGCTCAAGTTCACTTGCAATCGACATCGGCTGCCCTTTTCTCTGTCCCTAGCTGCGGAGGGTAACTGGCATGGGGCAAAAAACCGGACAATAGTGCCTACAGGCTTGGTCGAATACTTGCCTATTTTGTTGCTGAGATGGCGTCATTCCGCCTGCTTTGAACGGGAAAAAGCGGAATGATGGACATATTACGCGCCCAGATCGGCTAATCAGACACTAATACAACTTAATGTTGCGTGCAGGCGAGAGGTCCAATACCTGTCGCTCTTGGGAAAATCGATTGATAGTAGAGACTGATCAACTGACTCTGCCGATGAGTATCCGTTTTAACGAAGATCTGCTTCATGTAGCTGCGGACTGTTGCCACCGACAACCCGGTCTCTTCCGCGGTCTGGGCAACAGTCCACCCCCCTATGATGCCCAGTGCGACCTTCCGCTCAGAGGCCGTCAGTTCAAATGTGTCAAAGAAAGACTTGCATAACTTCTCATGATCCACTTGCTCGGTCTCGAACAGGATCAGGGCAAGTGGCGAAGATGAGTTGATCAGAGGGGTGACCAACAAAATCTGTGAGCCTTCCCTTCCTCCGGCGATCGAAACGGTTGAGGTTCTCTTCTCTGCTGAGGTCGCCGCGGAAATCGCGAGATGTAATGCGGTCAGATCGGATGGTTCAGCCACGAAACGATTGTTTTCAATGCGGAGGCCCAAAACACAGCCGCCTCCATCCTTTTTGTGACGTCCGTCGTGAACGATTTCTCCCGTTTCGCTGACGACAGCAATGCTCAGGGAAAGCGCCTGAGTTGCAGACTGCAGAATCTTTTCCTGCCATGCCGTCTGCGACATTATCAGCTGGTTCAACTGCAACTGGACATATGCCATGCCCATCTTAACCATCCTCTGGGGCATATCAGGCCCCTGACCTGGGCATTGCTTGAAGGCGATGACAGGTGCCAACCTGCCGGCGAGTTCGCCCACGCAGATTTGGTAACAACCAGCGCTGATCCAGATATGGTCCCCGTCCATGATATCGGCAACCGTGTCTTGCTGGTAGCCTTCGGTTCGACAGTTGACCGTAAAATGCAAAGCAAGGCGTAATTTCACCGCCTTAATCAGATCACTGAGGTCTTCTTCACCTGCGCCGTGGCTTCTACCAACCCAAGATTCAACAATCCTTTTTGATCTTACGTCGACGAAAGCCATGAGGATGAATGGAAGGTTTATTGATTGGCAGAATGAATTGGCAAAATCCACCTTCGCGCCGTTAACTTTAGCCCTCTTCCGAAATACGTGCATTATAATTTCCTTCCAGGAAATCTCTATACAGATAGGAATCAGTAATTAATAAAATAATCGTCAGAAATAAGTTCAATATTACCCATTGCGCGCACTAAGAATGCGTGCTGAGCAGACAAGTCAAGACATTGATATGGAAAGCTAAAATCGGCACTTTCCTTAAATTGCATTTCTTATTCTAAGTTGACCCTACGTATTGCTTTTGGCAGCTTAAAAACCTGTCATACTCAGAATAAGGTAGTCCCCCTCAATTGAGGGTATATTAGCGAAATTTAGCCTATCGGGCAACACTTCTGAAATTTCTCAAAAGCCAATATCGGCCCCTTCTATAAAGCCTGAACGACTTGCTTCTACTTCAGGTTATGCTCTGTTTGGTTTTATTTCGGTGGCCTGAACCCCGACCATTGACGTTTATAAATGAGATTATTCAATTACGACAATTGGATAGACATCAGTCGCTCTAAATCCGCTTAGGAAGACCTTCATGGTGCCGATCGTCGAGCGCCGATACCCCCAAATGGGGGGCGCAACTTTAGAGAGATATTTTTCTAGGTCTGGTCTTTCGCAAAATCAGCCTGCCAAGTGTGAAATTCGTTAATACCTTGGTCATATCGCGTTATTTTGCCTTGGGCATTCGAATCAGTGACGGTTTGGAACGATTGCCTTTTAGGCTGCGCTAGAAAGCAGCTCAAGCTCCCTAGCTGTGTAAAGATCAGTCGGTGGCTTTGTCGGATGCTGGGCGTACAAGCCTTAAGATCTTTGCGCAGGCCGCACCCTCATAAGGGTCGTACCCGGGCGCACAGCCCCTGTTTGCTCACGGCGCAAATCTTTCCGTGCAAAACGGTGGATCAGCTGCGGAGGTGTCAATTGTCTGCTTCTCCGGACGTTGTTAGTCCTAATGCAATGTCTTACAGGTGGACATGAAGGGGATCAGTACCGTGCAAGACGATTTGACTCAATTCGATGAGGCCTGCGGCGTCGAGGTCTCTGCCTACGGCTGGAATGATGATAGTTGGAGCGAGCCCAGCAGCTTCTTACAGATACATTCCGTAGATTCTGTATGGGCCTCCCTCTTCATTCCCGAGACAGACACTAAACGCCAAACGAAACTGGTAGCCTTGTTCGATGGCGGTACTTGCAGGGTGGTCAAAGTCACGCGCGGCGAGGTTTCCAAAGTCGGGCCTTTTGTGCCGATCGACGGAAAAATTGATCTTCATGTGGTCTGTGAATACCCCGAAGCAAACAGTTTTGGCGACAAACGGAAACTGGGCGTAATTGTTCAGCTGGAAGACGCAGATAACCGCAAACATCGCGTGGAACTGAAGGCATTGAAGACAACCTTCGTTCCCCCTCTGAACCATCCCGATGCCCAGCTCGTGGCACTTGAATTTGATTACGACTTCTACCTCCAGCAGTTTGCGCCGGAAGACCGTCCAGACAATGCGTTGATGCACTATCTCCTGCTTGGATGGCACAGTGGTTTCGACCCCAACCCGCAATTTTCCGTGGCCGAGTTCAGCATGGAAGCCTCTGCGGCCGAGACGCTAGAGCGCAACCCTCTTGCCCTCGACATTTTGAAGCGTAAGCCGTTCGGGAATTCGCAAAGCGATGATCTAGCTTTGGATTTTCCTTTGGACGAAAAACTACAAGCGCTTTGGCAGTCGCTTGCTGGGGCAGCTTCTGAGCAGCGCCCCGACTTCAGGTTCGACGCAGAATTTTATCAAGAACAACACAGGAATGTCGTGTTGGACGGCATGTCTTTACAAGAGCATTTCCTGCCCTACGGCCTTAAGGGAAACGCTACGAGAAACCTCTATGGGCTGGTAGGGAGCAAGATTTCAGGATTGAAACAGAAAATCCTGGACCTGTTAAATCATGAAGAGTTGACGACCCTGATTGAGGAGAATTACCCCGACGCGCTGGAGTTGGTGTTTGAACTTCTTGCGCAGGGCGCTCCGGTAGATCAGAGCATCTCAGACTTTTCCTCAGAACACTACTTGGAAAACTACAAAGATGTTCGCGAGGCGGGTACAATCCCCATCCTGCATTACCTTGGGCACGGGTTCCGCGAAGGCAGGCAAACCTTGGCGACATTGCGCTCACACATGTCCATCGGCCAGCAAACCTTTGATCCCTCATTGCCAACTTGCCTGATCTGTACACATGATTTCTCTAAGACCGGGGCTCCGATGGTGGCGCTCGACATGGTCAAGGAAGCCAGTCTCACACATAATGTCATCGTCGCATCCTTACGCCCCGGAGAACTTCAGCTTGCCTTTGCGCCCTACTGCATGGTGATGTTGGCCACTGGCACCCCTTTCGAGGAGTTCGGCTATTTCAACCACGCGGCGCTCGACAAGATCGACTTCGCGATCCTGAATTCGGTAGAATCTTGGCCTTTCACAAAACTTCTGGTGAGCCGGAACATCCCCTTTGCCTCCTATATTCATGAATATACCGACTACACGCGCCCCGCGTATAAGAGTAAATTTATCTGCTGGTTTTCAGATGTGATCGTTTATTCGTCGGACGCCGTCCGCGATAGCTGGAACCCGGCGCTGCGCGAAGTTGCTTTTGACACCGCGCGTGACAGCTTTGTTATTCCACAGCACCGCTTGGTCGAGGGGGGCGTCACGCAGGCCGACTATCAGGACGCCCGCGCCAAGCTATCGGATATCTTAGGAATAGATTGTACGGACCGCCGGATCATTTATGGCGCTGGCCAGATTCAGATCCGCAAAGGGACGGACCTGTTCGTGATGACAGCCCAGCAAGCTGCGGCCCTAGATCCCAAAGCGATATTCATCTGGATTGGAGATGGCTACAATCACGAAGACCTCACATTTGGGGTTTGGCTGGATAAGCACATGCGCGAAGCCCATGTGAACGCAAAAGACTCCAACCTGTTCTTCCTTCCCGCTGGCCCCTACTACCTTGATATCTGCAGGGCGGCCGATGCCATGTTCATGTCGTCGCGCATCGATCCGCTGCCCAATGTCGTCTTCGACGCAACCCGCCACGGCACGGCTGTGATCCTGTTCGAGGGATCCTCGGGGTTCGATGACGCGATCTATTCGAAATCCCCGCTGTTGCACCGCGTGGGTTTCGGCAGGCTGGACAGCGCCTGTGCGGCACTTCTCTCAGCGCCGCGGAAAGCTATGCAGTCCTTCGGCCTGATGAGCACAGCCGAGGGACAGTTGCAGAGGCCAATCGAGGATGATCAAACCTCCACATTTTCCCCGTTCCACGAGATAAGTAGCAGGCTTGAAACCCACTTGGCGGAAAAGCGTGACACGCGGCCGCAAGAAGACTTGTACGACCTGCCGATGATGTACTCCACTGATGAGGCCCATACGGAGTTCCGAAAGCTTGAGCGCGCAAAGACCCGCCAATACGGGCGCCGGATGATCTGGAACTCTCCCGATGAAGCGATGGCAGCCGCGTCAACAACGGGCGGCTGGATGCATGAAGGAACTGAGATATGCATCTACGGGGACCTCGACGAAACGGCTAAACTGCCTGCGTTTTCGATCCACAATCATGCCTTCTATCTCGACGGTCTTGAAGAAGAAATTGCCGACTACGGCTTTTACAAGCATGCGCAGCGCATCGTCTTTACCACCGACAGCCAGAATAAGGCACGGCGGATCGCGAGCATTGGCAAAAGACATGACTTAAAAATCGAAATAATCGTCGTGCCAAACCAAGGCAGGGACATATTGCCTTTTATCAATCTGGTGACTGAGGACACGGCGGGCGCGGACGAGGATATCTGGTGCCACATCCACCGTAAGAAATCCATTCAATCCGCTGCTACGGGGGATATTTGGTGGTCCTTCCTGATGAAGGTGCTAACAGGCGGGAAGCAGAACCTTTCCACGGCACTGCAGGAAATCAGCAAGGACGGTGTGGGGTTGGTGACCGCTTTTGACCCCTATATCGTAGGCTGGGACGACTCCGCGCGCCTACTGCCCCGGTTTTCCGACCGCTTCCCGCATCCGCTGCCCGCGCATCCGGTGCTGTTTCCCGTTGGGAACATGTTCTGGGTCAAGGCCGGGGTCGTGCGCCAGATGAAGGCGATCTTTGGCGACAACTACCCATGGCCAAACGAGCCGATCGCCAATGACGGCACGGAGTACCACCTCATCGAGCGTCTATGGCCGGCAGCCGTGAAAATGGTTGGACTGTCTTCGCGCTTTATGGACAAAAAGGGACAGCAGCGTGCATAGACAGAAAATGTTTGGATGGCGGCCGACATGGTACTCCCATTGGCGGAATGAACCGGCGAAAACAGGAGGCTCCGACGCGTGAAAGTCATATTCCATATTGGGATGGGGAAGACGGGCACCAGTTCAATCCAAACGTCCCTGCGCCAGAATGCCGAGCTTCTTCAGGAAAATAATGCCTGCTACCTTGGCATGTGGTTCGATTTCATTGATCCCGCCTTCAACCGTATTGATGGATTCCACAGGTTTGCACATGAGGAACCTGATGCCCTGCGCGCCCATGCAGAAACTTTCGTCGAGGTTCTCGAAAAAAAAGGCAACGCGCTTTACATTCACTCTAACGAGGGAATTTTCGGCTTGGCCGATAGGATGGAACCTTTCTTTTCGGCGTTGATCGAAAAAGGGGTAGATGTCTCCATCCTTACCTATATGCGCCCTCCGCACGACTGGCTGCCGTCAGCCTTCACCCAGTGGAACATCCGCCACAAGCAACAAAAAGGCCCCGTGCAAACATTTGCCACACGCGCGCCCACCCTATTGGGGGTCTATGCTGCCGCGCAGATCTGGCACAGGAATTTCCCTAATCACTTTGAAGCGCGGCTCTACGACAAGGGGATGGACGTTGTATCTGACTTCGCCGGGGTCGTGGGCTTGCCGCTGGTACCTCCTCAGACCCGCAGCTTGGAACGCAGCTCAGATGCGGAGACAGTCCTGCGTGCTCTGTTCAACGATCGCTTCGAAAGCCCGGTGATGCCGGAGTTGTTCAACAACACGGTTATGCAAGGCCATGGTGGATTGCCGCGTACGATCGACGAGATGATCGGCCGCACTTTGGACTTTGAAGGTCTCGATGAAATCGTCGCAGACCGGGCCGAACTTTTTGCCTATATCAAAGATGAGATTGGTCTGGACCTTCGGGCAGACTCTCCGTCTGGACCGCGCAAAGAGATAGACCGTGAGACCATTCATCGCAAACTCATGGATTACCTTGTGTTTATCACCCTTGAGCAATCCCTACAGATCAGGAAGCTAAAGAAAGAGGTGGCCGAAATAAAAGTTAACATTGGCGCACCGGATTCCTGATATGCATCGCGCGCTTGTCATCGGTGGCGGCGGCTTTATCGGTCAGCATCTCGTGCGGGCTTTGAAAAAGCGGTATGAGGTGGCGGTGCTCGATTTTGCCTCCCCCCCCGCAAACCAGATGGATGTTGACTGGGTGATGGGATCAATCACCGACAGCACCTTGGTGGCCTCTGCTGTCGATGGCTGCGATTCAGTCGTCTTTCTGGCCAATGCCTCCCTGCCTGGCTCGTCTCAAGGCGATTTCGAACGCGAGGCCACAGGACATATTGGCGCCACCCTACGCGTGGCAGAAATCTGCAAGGATCAAGGCGTTAAGAGGTTTCTCTTCGCCTCCTCAGGGGGCACTGTTTATGGCTACGATTCGCCGCCCGGCGGCCTGACTGAACACAGTCCGACTTGGCCTTTAAATGGCTACGGTGTCTCTAAGCTCTCAATCGAACATTACCTGCGGTTGATGAACACCCAAGGGCCCATGCGCACCCTATCGCTCAGGCTGTCCAACCCCTATGGCGAAGGTCAGCGCGCGCTTCGCGCGCAAGGCGTGGTTGCGGCAGCCATGCAAAATACAATGGCAGGCACGGTTATGCCTATTTGGGGCGATGGAAGTGTCGAGCGGGACTTTATCCACGTCGAGGACGTCGCCGCAGCATTTCTGTCGGGTCTTTCCTATAACGGAGATGCAAATGTCGTTAATATCGGCTCGGGTAAGGCCCTTTCGATCAAAGATATCCTAAAACTCACGCGCTATTACACCGGGCGCGACCTCACTGTCGATTTTCAACCCAACCGCCATATTGACGTTCACCGCAACGTCCTATGTATCGCCCGCGCCCGTGAAGAGTTGGGAT from Sulfitobacter sp. W027 includes these protein-coding regions:
- a CDS encoding NAD-dependent epimerase/dehydratase family protein, which translates into the protein MHRALVIGGGGFIGQHLVRALKKRYEVAVLDFASPPANQMDVDWVMGSITDSTLVASAVDGCDSVVFLANASLPGSSQGDFEREATGHIGATLRVAEICKDQGVKRFLFASSGGTVYGYDSPPGGLTEHSPTWPLNGYGVSKLSIEHYLRLMNTQGPMRTLSLRLSNPYGEGQRALRAQGVVAAAMQNTMAGTVMPIWGDGSVERDFIHVEDVAAAFLSGLSYNGDANVVNIGSGKALSIKDILKLTRYYTGRDLTVDFQPNRHIDVHRNVLCIARAREELGWSPQIDIDQGMERTALWWQEL
- a CDS encoding rhamnan synthesis F family protein, translated to MQDDLTQFDEACGVEVSAYGWNDDSWSEPSSFLQIHSVDSVWASLFIPETDTKRQTKLVALFDGGTCRVVKVTRGEVSKVGPFVPIDGKIDLHVVCEYPEANSFGDKRKLGVIVQLEDADNRKHRVELKALKTTFVPPLNHPDAQLVALEFDYDFYLQQFAPEDRPDNALMHYLLLGWHSGFDPNPQFSVAEFSMEASAAETLERNPLALDILKRKPFGNSQSDDLALDFPLDEKLQALWQSLAGAASEQRPDFRFDAEFYQEQHRNVVLDGMSLQEHFLPYGLKGNATRNLYGLVGSKISGLKQKILDLLNHEELTTLIEENYPDALELVFELLAQGAPVDQSISDFSSEHYLENYKDVREAGTIPILHYLGHGFREGRQTLATLRSHMSIGQQTFDPSLPTCLICTHDFSKTGAPMVALDMVKEASLTHNVIVASLRPGELQLAFAPYCMVMLATGTPFEEFGYFNHAALDKIDFAILNSVESWPFTKLLVSRNIPFASYIHEYTDYTRPAYKSKFICWFSDVIVYSSDAVRDSWNPALREVAFDTARDSFVIPQHRLVEGGVTQADYQDARAKLSDILGIDCTDRRIIYGAGQIQIRKGTDLFVMTAQQAAALDPKAIFIWIGDGYNHEDLTFGVWLDKHMREAHVNAKDSNLFFLPAGPYYLDICRAADAMFMSSRIDPLPNVVFDATRHGTAVILFEGSSGFDDAIYSKSPLLHRVGFGRLDSACAALLSAPRKAMQSFGLMSTAEGQLQRPIEDDQTSTFSPFHEISSRLETHLAEKRDTRPQEDLYDLPMMYSTDEAHTEFRKLERAKTRQYGRRMIWNSPDEAMAAASTTGGWMHEGTEICIYGDLDETAKLPAFSIHNHAFYLDGLEEEIADYGFYKHAQRIVFTTDSQNKARRIASIGKRHDLKIEIIVVPNQGRDILPFINLVTEDTAGADEDIWCHIHRKKSIQSAATGDIWWSFLMKVLTGGKQNLSTALQEISKDGVGLVTAFDPYIVGWDDSARLLPRFSDRFPHPLPAHPVLFPVGNMFWVKAGVVRQMKAIFGDNYPWPNEPIANDGTEYHLIERLWPAAVKMVGLSSRFMDKKGQQRA
- a CDS encoding helix-turn-helix transcriptional regulator encodes the protein MHVFRKRAKVNGAKVDFANSFCQSINLPFILMAFVDVRSKRIVESWVGRSHGAGEEDLSDLIKAVKLRLALHFTVNCRTEGYQQDTVADIMDGDHIWISAGCYQICVGELAGRLAPVIAFKQCPGQGPDMPQRMVKMGMAYVQLQLNQLIMSQTAWQEKILQSATQALSLSIAVVSETGEIVHDGRHKKDGGGCVLGLRIENNRFVAEPSDLTALHLAISAATSAEKRTSTVSIAGGREGSQILLVTPLINSSSPLALILFETEQVDHEKLCKSFFDTFELTASERKVALGIIGGWTVAQTAEETGLSVATVRSYMKQIFVKTDTHRQSQLISLYYQSIFPRATGIGPLACTQH
- a CDS encoding CAP domain-containing protein, with protein sequence MSIASELEREMLNLINQERRAAGLPDLQLEQRLNSAAEDHSQWMLTQDVFSHTGAGGSSATDRMTAADFDFSGSWRSGENIGMQSSRGAVGYSDDVEDIHDRLMDSPGHRANILNTNYDYVGIGIEIGDYNGYPMVMITQNFAATDGQVLLDNGGTSPTPPAPPSPEIISGTNGGDLILGSDANEELRGLDGNDVLVAKAGSDTLLGGNGNDKLRGGQGADRLDGGQGIDIADYRTAASAINVDMAAPDKNAGEARGDVYISIEGVTGSRHDDDLRGDGSSNRIDGWAGDDWIQGRSGNDVLVGGTGHDTLEGQAGTDWLVGNEGSDTFVFAPGMNIDVVLDFQDNIDVLDFQAFNLDNASPLAARAKEYGADLFFDLGNADALIIRNATLAEVWDDFLI